A portion of the Gigantopelta aegis isolate Gae_Host chromosome 10, Gae_host_genome, whole genome shotgun sequence genome contains these proteins:
- the LOC121383872 gene encoding uncharacterized protein LOC121383872, with the protein MSRVMLWAFLALAVFSNQHWVNADEDTNYRKRPQKQSSPKRSSDFDDNRMDIKRHLEILADADGNGMSDVDFKVSQVESSLKDYLKGKPLTARSTDFHVDKTKTKRRLEVLSKAKGNGMSDVDFDLSQVSALREGEAISKITGVVTKRSTYLTNKMKRDFKILANAKGNGMSNVTFNVTQATRDDDNKPTIKRSPPEQPMTERSSDFGANTKQTKRYLEILSDAEGNGMSNVGFKISQVAGNEQPTILPPQARRSARLSDFKEDTKRDLEILSNADGNGMSDVDFKVSQVKPNLKRYPLAGTLSARSTDVDIGNMKTRQTSKREDPVKLINAIIEEPDEVKMVKTELEKKKLRPCKKPVAVKKDSLKLNKLELKKAPTKLIVQTANST; encoded by the exons ATGTCTCGTGTCATGCTGTGGGCGTTTCTCGCTCTCGCGGTCTTCAGTAACCAACACTGG GTTAATGCAGATGAAGATACCAACTACCGGAAACGTCCTCAAAAGCAATCGTCGCCAAAACGATCTTCAGACTTCGATGACAACAGGATGGATATAAAGCGTCATCTCGAGATACTTGCTGACGCTGATGGTAACGGAATGTCCGACGTAGATTTCAAGGTCTCACAGGTCGAATCCAGTTTGAAAGATTATCTTAAAGGGAAACCGCTGACTGCAAGATCTACGGACTTCCATGTAGATAAGACAAAAACTAAACGTCGTCTCGAAGTACTCTCTAAGGCCAAAGGTAATGGAATGTCTGATGTGGATTTCGATCTCTCACAAGTCTCCGCGCTTAGAGAAGGTGAAGCTATTTCTAAAATAACGGGAGTGGTAACTAAACGATCTACATActtaacaaacaaaatgaaacgtGACTTCAAAATCCTTGCTAATGCTAAAGGTAATGGCATGTCTAATGTGACTTTCAATGTCACACAAGCAACTCGGGATGATGACAACAAACCAACCATAAAACGATCTCCTCCAGAGCAACCAATGACTGAAAGATCCTCAGATTTCGGAGCAAACACCAAGCAAACGAAACGTTACTTGGAAATACTTTCTGATGCCGAAGGTAATGGTATGTCTAATGTGGGTTTCAAGATATCGCAGGTTGCAGGGAATGAACAGCCCACAATTCTTCCTCCCCAGGCACGGCGAAGTGCAAGATTGTCAGACTTCAAAGAGGATACGAAACGTGATCTGGAGATACTTTCTAATGCTGACGGGAATGGCATGTCTGACGTCGATTTTAAGGTGTCACAGGTGAAACCTAATCTGAAAAGATACCCTCTGGCGGGAACACTCTCTGCAAGATCTACAGATGTCGATATCGGCAACATGAAAACTAGGCAAACCTCGAAGAGAGAGGATCCTGTCAAACTTATCAACGCAATTATAGAAGAACCTGATGAAGTTAAAATGGTTAAGACTGAACTAGAGAAAAAGAAACTCCGACCCTGTAAAAAACCTGTTGCTGTCAAGAAAGATTCATTAAAGCTAAATAAACTTGAACTCAAGAAAGCTCCAACAAAGTTAATTGTTCAAACTGCAAACTCGACTTAG